The following are from one region of the Salmo trutta chromosome 22, fSalTru1.1, whole genome shotgun sequence genome:
- the LOC115157982 gene encoding transcription factor HES-1 gives MCGRDISDGQKMPADMMEKNSSSPVAATPASMNTTPDKPKTASEHRKSSKPIMEKRRRARINESLGQLKTLILDALKKDSSRHSKLEKADILEMTVKHLRNLQRAQMTAALNTDPTVLGKYRAGFSECTNEVTRFLSTCEGVNTEVRTRLLGHLASCMTQINAMNYPTQHQISAGPPHPSFGQSMVQMPNSSPQGNVMPLPCKGGSPQSMSPEATKVYGGFQLVPATDGQFAFLIPNAAFAPNGPVIPVYANQVNTPVPAAVSPGAPTGNSDSVWRPW, from the exons ATGTGTGGAAGGGATATTTCAGACGGACAGAAGATGCCTGCCGATATGATGGAAAAGAATTCATCCTCTCCGGTTGCTGCTACCCCAGCCAGCATGAACACGACACCTGATAAACCCAAGACGGCTTCCGAGCACAGGAAG TCATCCAAACCTATCATGGAGAAAAGGAGAAGAGCCAGAATCAACGAAAGCTTGGGACAGTTGAAAACACTTATCCTAGATGCGCTGAAAAAAGAT AGCTCCAGACACTCAAAACTTGAAAAGGCAGACATCCTGGAGATGACGGTGAAACAtctccggaacctccagagagcGCAAATGACTG CTGCTTTGAACACTGATCCCACCGTGCTGGGGAAATACAGAGCTGGATTCAGCGAGTGCACGAACGAAGTCACCCGGTTCCTATCCACCTGCGAGGGGGTTAACACCGAGGTCAGGACGCGGCTTCTCGGTCACTTGGCCAGTTGCATGACGCAGATCAACGCTATGAACTACCCCACACAGCACCAGATTTCAGCCGGGCCTCCCCACCCGTCTTTCGGCCAGTCCATGGTACAGATGCCCAACTCATCTCCTCAAGGCAACGTGATGCCCCTGCCCTGTAAAGGTGGCTCTCCCCAGAGCATGTCACCAGAAGCCACTAAAGTATACGGCGGTTTCCAGCTCGTACCCGCCACAGACGGACAATTCGCCTTCCTCATCCCCAACGCAGCTTTTGCACCCAACGGTCCAGTTATCCCCGTGTATGCGAACCAGGTCAACACGCCTGTTCCAGCGGCGGTGTCCCCCGGTGCACCGACAGGCAACTCGGACTCAGTTTGGCGACCCTGGTAG